The following proteins come from a genomic window of Paramicrobacterium humi:
- a CDS encoding SOS response-associated peptidase codes for MCGRFAMDETVNDLITEFVIATGQQPENWSPDWRQGYNIKPTETVATVFESVRDGSPVRRLDGARWSLVPSWAKHPKLKFPTFNARSEDAASKPAFKASVVSKRAIVPANGYYEWKTVGKTKTPFYIHDPERPLDIAALYSWWRASPAEPWLLTVSILTRAAHGALAEIHDRTPVTLPRSMRDMWLDATIAGDQKLVDAAAAASQEVDLELYEVAPLGRDADGPELIDQVERLI; via the coding sequence ATGTGCGGACGATTCGCGATGGACGAGACAGTCAACGACCTCATCACCGAGTTCGTCATCGCCACGGGGCAGCAGCCCGAGAACTGGAGTCCCGACTGGCGGCAGGGCTACAACATCAAGCCGACGGAGACCGTCGCGACGGTGTTCGAATCGGTGCGGGACGGCTCCCCCGTGCGGCGCCTCGACGGCGCCCGCTGGTCCCTCGTCCCGTCATGGGCGAAGCACCCAAAGCTCAAGTTCCCGACGTTCAACGCGCGAAGCGAGGATGCCGCGTCGAAGCCGGCGTTCAAGGCGAGCGTCGTCTCGAAGCGCGCGATCGTGCCGGCGAACGGATACTACGAGTGGAAGACGGTCGGGAAGACGAAGACGCCGTTCTACATTCACGATCCCGAGCGGCCGCTCGACATCGCGGCGCTGTACTCCTGGTGGCGCGCCTCCCCCGCTGAGCCGTGGCTGCTCACGGTCAGCATCCTCACGCGGGCGGCACACGGAGCGCTCGCCGAGATCCACGACCGCACACCCGTCACGCTCCCGCGCAGCATGCGCGACATGTGGCTCGACGCCACGATCGCCGGTGATCAGAAGCTCGTGGATGCGGCCGCGGCGGCGTCCCAGGAGGTGGACCTCGAACTCTACGAGGTCGCGCCGCTCGGCCGCGACGCCGACGGACCGGAGCTGATCGATCAGGTCGAGCGCCTGATCTGA
- a CDS encoding DUF6766 family protein yields MKSAFTYHGLSIVLGVVFILILAGQAVSGLSLYNEEQLQDGLQKIGMLDYITSSSFVVDVAENWQSEYLQFLLYIIATIWLVQKGSPESKTADKVGVESDEDQKIGEYTQEDSPRWAKKRDWKLVVYSNSLVIVMAVIFFFSWLVQGVAGHVNYNEEQMKALEAPIPFGEYLLSAEFWNRTLQNWQSEILAVVSMAVLAIFLRQRGSSQSKPVGEPHDATAVGG; encoded by the coding sequence ATGAAAAGCGCATTCACGTACCACGGCCTGAGCATCGTCCTCGGCGTCGTCTTCATCCTTATCCTCGCCGGCCAGGCGGTGAGCGGTCTCTCGCTATACAACGAGGAGCAGCTGCAGGACGGACTGCAGAAGATCGGCATGCTCGACTACATCACCTCCTCCTCGTTCGTCGTGGACGTCGCGGAGAACTGGCAGTCCGAGTATCTGCAGTTCCTGCTCTACATCATCGCGACGATCTGGCTTGTGCAGAAGGGATCCCCCGAGTCGAAGACCGCTGACAAGGTCGGCGTCGAGAGTGACGAGGACCAGAAGATCGGTGAGTACACCCAGGAGGACTCGCCGCGCTGGGCGAAGAAGCGGGACTGGAAGCTCGTCGTCTACTCGAACTCGCTCGTGATCGTGATGGCCGTCATCTTCTTCTTCTCCTGGCTCGTGCAGGGCGTGGCGGGGCACGTGAACTACAACGAAGAGCAGATGAAGGCGCTCGAGGCGCCGATCCCGTTCGGCGAATACCTGCTCTCGGCGGAGTTCTGGAACCGGACGCTGCAGAACTGGCAGTCGGAGATCCTCGCGGTCGTCAGCATGGCCGTTCTCGCGATCTTCCTCCGCCAGCGCGGATCGTCGCAGTCGAAGCCCGTGGGCGAGCCGCACGACGCCACTGCTGTGGGAGGCTGA
- a CDS encoding Ku protein: protein MRAIWTGAITFGLVNVPVKLYSATEDHDVSLHQVHDKDGGRIRYQRRCEVCGRVISYDHIDKAYVEGDETVILTEEDLASLPQERSREISVVEFVPSNQIDPILLDRSYYLEPSGRSPKAYVLLRQTLEKTDRTAIVQFALRQKTRLAALRVRDDVLLIQTMRWADEVREVSFPVLDEKVRVTAKELELSAALVKSFASDFAPEEFHDEYQEELRTLIDAKLEQGESLDTEATFGEVPEKEGAEVIDLMEALKRSVEKSRASKGKKPAAKKPAAKKTADADTATAKESPAKKAPAKKTPAKKAPAKKPAAKKPAAKKTPARKKSA, encoded by the coding sequence ATGAGAGCGATCTGGACGGGCGCTATCACGTTCGGACTGGTGAACGTGCCGGTCAAGCTGTACAGCGCCACCGAGGACCACGACGTCAGCCTGCACCAAGTGCACGACAAGGACGGCGGCCGCATCCGCTACCAACGGCGGTGCGAAGTGTGCGGGCGCGTCATCTCGTACGATCACATCGACAAGGCCTACGTCGAGGGCGACGAGACGGTGATTCTCACCGAGGAGGACCTCGCCTCGCTCCCGCAGGAACGCAGCCGTGAGATCTCGGTTGTCGAGTTCGTGCCGAGCAACCAGATCGATCCGATCCTCCTCGACCGCAGCTACTATCTCGAACCCTCGGGCAGATCGCCGAAGGCGTACGTCCTGCTGCGCCAGACGCTCGAGAAGACCGATCGGACCGCGATCGTTCAGTTCGCGTTGCGGCAGAAGACGCGGCTCGCGGCGCTTCGCGTGCGTGATGACGTGCTCCTCATTCAGACCATGCGCTGGGCCGACGAGGTGCGCGAAGTGTCGTTCCCCGTTCTCGACGAGAAGGTGCGCGTCACGGCGAAGGAGCTCGAGCTCTCCGCCGCGCTCGTGAAGAGCTTCGCCTCCGACTTCGCTCCCGAAGAGTTCCACGACGAGTACCAGGAAGAGCTCCGCACGCTCATCGACGCAAAGCTCGAGCAGGGGGAGTCGCTCGACACCGAGGCCACGTTCGGCGAGGTTCCGGAGAAGGAGGGCGCCGAGGTCATCGACCTCATGGAGGCGCTGAAGAGAAGCGTGGAGAAGTCGCGCGCGTCGAAGGGCAAGAAGCCTGCGGCGAAGAAGCCGGCCGCCAAGAAGACGGCTGACGCAGACACGGCGACGGCCAAGGAGTCGCCCGCGAAGAAGGCCCCGGCGAAGAAGACGCCCGCCAAGAAAGCCCCGGCGAAGAAGCCTGCCGCGAAGAAGCCCGCGGCGAAGAAGACGCCGGCTCGCAAGAAGAGCGCGTGA
- a CDS encoding zinc-dependent alcohol dehydrogenase, whose protein sequence is MRAVTWKAKRTLSVETLPDPGITDPGDVIIRVTSSAICGSDLHLYELLGPFLAKGDVLGHEAMGIVEEVGADVRHVKVGDRVVVPFVIACGECAMCRRGLQTQCETTQVRSQGSGAALYGYTSLYGQVPGGQAEYLRVLRADANCIVVPDGLPDERYLFLSDILPTAWQGVQYAGVGAGDSVAVLGLGPVGQLAARIARHLGCEVTAVDPVPERRQMAERHGVSTLDLHDDMITELHDRTAGRGPDAVVDAVGMEAHGSPVAATAQAAVGMLPEALSRPAMKHAGIDRLAALHTALKAVRRGGTVSISGVYAGEADPMPMKTMFDRQLTLRMGQCNVQRWIDDLLPLVQDPADPLGIDDLVTHRVPLEEAPGMYETFQKKEDGCIKVVLKPQSD, encoded by the coding sequence ATGCGCGCAGTGACCTGGAAGGCGAAACGGACCCTCAGCGTGGAGACGCTGCCCGATCCTGGGATCACGGATCCCGGTGATGTGATCATCCGCGTGACGAGCTCGGCGATCTGCGGCTCAGACCTGCACTTATATGAACTGCTCGGCCCCTTCCTCGCGAAAGGCGACGTGCTCGGGCATGAGGCCATGGGGATCGTCGAGGAGGTGGGCGCCGACGTTCGTCACGTCAAGGTCGGCGATCGTGTCGTCGTCCCCTTCGTGATCGCCTGCGGCGAGTGCGCAATGTGCCGACGGGGCCTGCAGACGCAGTGCGAGACCACGCAGGTCAGGTCGCAGGGCAGCGGTGCCGCTCTCTACGGGTACACGAGCCTGTACGGCCAGGTACCGGGTGGACAGGCCGAGTACTTGCGGGTGCTGCGCGCGGACGCGAACTGCATCGTCGTCCCGGACGGCCTGCCCGATGAGCGCTATCTGTTCCTCAGCGACATCCTGCCGACCGCGTGGCAGGGCGTCCAGTACGCCGGCGTTGGCGCCGGCGACAGCGTGGCCGTGCTCGGCCTCGGACCCGTCGGCCAGCTCGCCGCCCGCATCGCGCGTCACCTGGGCTGCGAGGTGACAGCGGTCGATCCCGTGCCCGAACGCCGGCAGATGGCCGAGCGCCACGGCGTATCCACGCTCGATCTGCATGACGACATGATCACCGAACTGCACGATCGCACGGCCGGTCGCGGACCGGACGCGGTGGTCGACGCGGTGGGCATGGAGGCGCACGGCTCGCCCGTCGCCGCGACCGCGCAGGCGGCCGTCGGGATGCTGCCCGAGGCACTGTCCCGTCCCGCCATGAAGCACGCGGGCATCGACAGGCTCGCCGCCCTGCACACGGCGTTGAAGGCCGTGCGCCGCGGTGGCACCGTGTCGATCAGCGGCGTGTACGCGGGTGAGGCTGATCCGATGCCCATGAAGACCATGTTCGACCGGCAGCTCACCCTGCGCATGGGCCAGTGCAACGTGCAGCGGTGGATCGACGACCTGCTGCCGCTCGTGCAGGACCCCGCGGATCCCCTCGGCATCGACGATCTCGTCACCCACCGTGTTCCCCTCGAGGAGGCTCCCGGCATGTACGAGACCTTTCAGAAGAAGGAGGACGGCTGCATCAAGGTCGTACTCAAGCCCCAGTCGGACTGA
- a CDS encoding DNA polymerase Y family protein encodes MPESLTRSLVLWCVDWSVMAAADSTGNPRTTPFALVERGLLAFCNRAAAQWGVRAGQRVREAQAACPALVVHGYDADADHRAFENVFARLDELTPGAQVLAPGLCALRMRGPSRYYGGEEAAASRLLSLMRELDIDDARIGVADGIFPAELAARRAEPGRAVIVPAGTSAGFVADVPIDELPATELAGQGPLLHRLGIHTLGQYARLGVDQVRDRFGPAAVRLHRLANGDDPRMVEPTQRAAEFTLHREFDDALDRADQIAFTVRADADRMMAHIAEAGLVATAMRIELRDETGDQRERTWLHPRFFSASDVLDRLRWQLQGAGSTSDALASPIVSVQISAAALDDRAHHEEGLWGDGVDQRVHHSITRVQSMLGHAEVCTISRTGGRMLRERQQLVPWGERAVTAETAAPERPWPGALKGLPPSTVFERPAPVTVFDRDGNIAVVTARGTLHAPLAALSTGGSALRLTAWAGPWPVDMRWWDPANRRRLYRFQAIDQTGTAWLLNLEDGRWSAEGRYD; translated from the coding sequence ATGCCGGAATCGCTGACTCGATCGCTCGTGCTGTGGTGTGTCGACTGGTCTGTCATGGCGGCGGCCGACAGCACGGGGAACCCACGCACGACGCCCTTCGCGCTTGTGGAGCGCGGACTGCTCGCATTCTGCAACCGAGCAGCCGCGCAGTGGGGTGTGCGCGCGGGCCAGCGGGTGCGAGAGGCGCAGGCTGCGTGCCCGGCGCTCGTCGTCCACGGCTACGACGCTGACGCCGACCATCGCGCCTTCGAGAACGTCTTCGCGCGCCTGGATGAGCTGACGCCCGGCGCTCAAGTGCTCGCCCCCGGGCTCTGCGCACTGCGCATGCGGGGCCCGAGCCGGTACTACGGCGGCGAAGAAGCCGCGGCCTCGCGGCTTCTGTCGCTCATGCGCGAACTCGATATCGACGACGCGCGCATCGGCGTCGCCGACGGCATCTTCCCCGCCGAACTCGCCGCTCGCCGCGCTGAACCCGGCCGCGCCGTCATCGTTCCGGCCGGCACCTCCGCCGGTTTCGTGGCCGACGTGCCCATCGACGAGCTGCCCGCCACGGAACTCGCCGGGCAGGGGCCGCTGCTGCACAGGCTCGGCATCCACACGCTCGGTCAGTATGCGCGGCTCGGCGTCGACCAGGTGCGCGACCGCTTCGGTCCGGCGGCCGTTCGACTGCACCGGCTCGCGAACGGCGATGACCCGCGCATGGTCGAACCGACGCAGCGGGCCGCCGAGTTCACACTGCACCGGGAATTCGACGACGCCCTCGACCGGGCGGACCAGATCGCATTCACCGTGCGCGCCGACGCCGACCGCATGATGGCGCACATCGCCGAGGCGGGCCTGGTCGCCACAGCCATGCGCATCGAGCTGCGCGACGAGACCGGTGACCAGCGGGAGCGCACGTGGCTGCATCCGCGCTTCTTCTCGGCATCCGATGTGCTTGACCGGCTGCGCTGGCAGCTGCAGGGCGCCGGCTCCACCTCGGACGCTCTCGCCTCGCCCATCGTGTCCGTGCAGATCAGCGCGGCAGCGCTCGACGATCGAGCACACCACGAGGAAGGACTTTGGGGAGACGGCGTCGATCAACGTGTGCACCACAGCATCACTCGCGTGCAGAGCATGCTCGGCCACGCCGAGGTCTGCACGATCTCCCGCACAGGGGGACGGATGCTGCGCGAGAGACAGCAGCTCGTGCCGTGGGGCGAGCGGGCGGTGACCGCGGAGACCGCGGCGCCCGAACGGCCCTGGCCCGGAGCGCTCAAAGGACTTCCACCCAGCACCGTCTTCGAGCGTCCCGCTCCCGTCACGGTCTTCGACAGAGACGGGAACATCGCCGTGGTCACCGCCCGGGGCACGCTGCACGCCCCGCTCGCGGCGCTGTCGACGGGCGGCAGCGCGCTGCGGCTCACCGCGTGGGCGGGACCCTGGCCGGTCGACATGCGCTGGTGGGATCCGGCGAACCGCAGACGGCTGTACCGGTTCCAAGCCATCGACCAGACAGGAACCGCGTGGCTGCTGAACCTCGAAGACGGGCGCTGGAGCGCCGAAGGCCGATACGACTGA
- a CDS encoding ATP-dependent DNA ligase has translation MAGSKQTVSIEGRRLQLSNLDKVLYPATGMTKGDVLAYYSEIAPVMLPHCRDRAATRKRWPNGVGEDGSGQMFFQKDIGEGAPDWVDVRSIQHSDHVNRYPLVNDLATLTWLGQLAALEIHVPQWRFGRGDEKLNPDRLVLDLDPGPGVTPRECAEIARLARGILNDMGLEAFPVTSGSKGIHLYAPLDGTQTSDQVSQVAHELARALEADHPDDIISSMKRSARAGKVFIDWSQNNANKTTIAPYSLRGRAQPTVAAPRTWGELASPRLKHLDHTEVLARVKRRGDPMAGIEAGGDGEKPQRDRLTIYRSKRDSSKTPEPVPAAVAPDDGDAPVFVIQRHDATRLHFDFRLEHDGVLVSWALPKGVPTDPKRNHLAVPTEDHPMEYRFFEGTIPKGEYGGGVVEIWDSGTVQISKWRDDEVIATLTGQPDGGLGGVRKYALFRTDDDPQKPQWMIHLMHSDADSSASPPKPTPKKTPVKSSSKSAAKSATKSTTTTDAATRRAPDGRGRASLKPMLATRGSNAGLGALDEDEWAFEMKWDGMRAIVSVDHGTVRVRSRSGKDVTTAYPELADVADAVMADDAVLDGEIVAVDAAGVPSFSLLQQRMNLTNRREIAKVRQSVPVSLMVFDVLDVNGQPCTSLPYQNRRELLGELIDESTDAPLSVPPAFDGDANAAVAASRQLGLEGVMAKRLDSVYRPGTRSADWLKLPHADTAEVVVIGWRESESDRLGIASLLLAMPRGGALEYAGRVGTGFSNADRRDIRERLSRSERKTPPVEVPAADRRDARWVTPRQVAEISYREQTPEGRLRHPVWRGWRPDKSVDDISPTGA, from the coding sequence ATGGCTGGCTCCAAGCAGACCGTGTCGATCGAGGGCCGACGGCTCCAACTCTCGAACCTCGACAAGGTGCTCTATCCGGCGACGGGCATGACGAAGGGCGACGTTCTCGCGTACTACAGTGAGATCGCTCCCGTCATGCTTCCGCACTGCCGGGACCGAGCCGCGACGCGCAAGCGCTGGCCGAACGGAGTAGGCGAGGACGGTTCGGGGCAGATGTTCTTCCAGAAGGACATTGGCGAGGGCGCGCCCGACTGGGTCGACGTGCGCAGCATCCAGCACTCCGATCACGTCAACCGGTATCCGCTCGTGAACGATCTCGCGACCCTCACCTGGCTCGGCCAGCTCGCCGCCCTCGAGATCCACGTTCCGCAGTGGCGCTTCGGCCGAGGCGACGAGAAGCTCAATCCTGACCGGCTCGTGCTCGACCTCGATCCGGGCCCCGGCGTGACCCCGCGCGAGTGCGCCGAGATCGCGCGTCTGGCCCGCGGCATCCTGAACGACATGGGACTCGAGGCGTTCCCGGTCACGAGCGGAAGCAAGGGCATCCACTTGTATGCGCCGCTCGACGGCACGCAGACCTCCGACCAGGTCTCCCAGGTCGCCCACGAGCTTGCGCGGGCGCTCGAGGCCGATCATCCCGACGACATCATCAGCTCGATGAAGCGCTCGGCGCGGGCGGGCAAGGTGTTCATCGACTGGAGCCAGAACAACGCGAACAAGACGACGATCGCGCCGTACTCGCTCCGGGGTCGCGCGCAGCCCACCGTGGCCGCGCCGCGCACGTGGGGCGAACTCGCCTCGCCGCGCCTGAAGCACCTCGACCACACGGAGGTCCTCGCCCGCGTGAAGCGCCGCGGTGACCCCATGGCGGGAATCGAGGCCGGCGGCGACGGCGAGAAGCCGCAGCGCGACCGGCTCACGATCTACCGTTCGAAGCGCGACAGCAGCAAGACGCCCGAGCCCGTTCCCGCCGCTGTCGCGCCGGACGACGGCGACGCGCCGGTCTTCGTGATCCAGCGCCACGATGCGACGCGCCTGCACTTCGACTTCCGGCTCGAGCACGACGGGGTGCTGGTCAGCTGGGCGCTGCCGAAGGGTGTTCCCACCGATCCCAAGCGCAACCACCTCGCCGTACCGACCGAGGACCACCCCATGGAGTACCGCTTCTTCGAGGGCACGATCCCGAAGGGCGAGTACGGCGGCGGCGTCGTCGAGATCTGGGACTCCGGCACGGTGCAGATCTCCAAGTGGCGCGACGACGAGGTCATCGCCACGCTCACCGGGCAGCCCGACGGCGGACTCGGCGGCGTGCGCAAATACGCGCTGTTCCGCACCGACGACGATCCGCAGAAGCCGCAGTGGATGATCCACCTGATGCACAGCGACGCCGATTCCTCCGCCTCGCCCCCGAAGCCGACTCCGAAGAAGACACCGGTGAAGTCATCGTCGAAATCGGCGGCGAAGTCGGCCACGAAGAGCACGACGACGACGGATGCCGCGACGCGCCGCGCCCCCGACGGCAGAGGCCGTGCGTCCCTCAAGCCGATGCTCGCGACGCGCGGCTCGAACGCGGGGCTCGGAGCCCTCGACGAGGACGAGTGGGCGTTCGAGATGAAGTGGGACGGCATGCGCGCGATCGTCTCCGTGGACCACGGCACGGTGCGGGTGCGCAGCCGCTCGGGGAAGGACGTGACGACGGCATACCCCGAGCTCGCGGATGTCGCCGACGCGGTGATGGCGGATGACGCCGTGCTCGACGGCGAGATCGTCGCCGTCGACGCGGCCGGCGTGCCGAGCTTCTCACTGCTGCAGCAGCGCATGAACCTCACGAATCGCCGCGAGATCGCGAAGGTGCGCCAGTCGGTGCCCGTGTCCCTCATGGTGTTCGACGTTCTCGACGTGAACGGCCAGCCGTGCACGAGCCTGCCGTATCAGAACCGGCGCGAGCTGCTCGGCGAGCTGATCGACGAGTCGACGGACGCGCCGCTGAGCGTACCACCCGCCTTCGACGGCGACGCGAACGCGGCCGTGGCCGCGAGCCGGCAGCTCGGGCTCGAGGGAGTCATGGCGAAGCGCCTTGACAGCGTCTACCGTCCCGGCACGCGCTCAGCGGACTGGCTGAAGCTCCCCCACGCCGACACCGCGGAGGTCGTGGTCATCGGCTGGCGTGAGAGCGAGAGCGACCGGCTCGGGATCGCCTCCCTTCTGCTCGCAATGCCGCGCGGCGGCGCTCTCGAGTACGCGGGGCGCGTCGGCACGGGGTTCTCGAACGCCGATCGACGTGACATCAGGGAACGGCTGTCCCGCTCCGAGCGGAAGACGCCGCCGGTCGAGGTTCCCGCCGCTGACCGGCGCGACGCCCGCTGGGTAACGCCGCGGCAGGTCGCCGAGATCAGCTACCGTGAGCAGACGCCCGAGGGACGGTTGCGGCACCCGGTGTGGCGCGGCTGGCGTCCGGACAAGAGCGTCGACGACATCAGTCCGACTGGGGCTTGA
- a CDS encoding BCCT family transporter, which translates to MSTPDSTEDLIAGLMKSTRRRKPAKGSGVDWIVFGVAAILAVGFVAWGFISPDGLGVVSDAALAGTMQDFGWLFVIAATVFTVFVIVVAASRFGAIPLGKDNEGPEYRTSSWIAMMFATGMGIGLIFYGVGEPLFFYMSPPPGTVDGQIPAAVSTAMGTTMFHWTLYPWGMYAIVGLGMAYGTYRLGRSQLFSSMFTSLFGSKAVNGWGGRVINILAILATLFGSACSLGLGALQIGGGLQSTGVMQNVGTGITVLVIAILTALFVASAVSGIERGIQWLSNINMVLAVVLALIVFIGGPTLFILNVIPNAIGAFVADLPQMASRTGGVGNEALAEWMSTWTIFYWAWWISWTPFVGLFIARISRGRTVRQFVTGVLLVPSGISVLWFAIFGGGAIGLQEKAEQANDTSNMLAKIVDGAPDINFDTILFDLLAHMPVPGWITIVLMVLAVVLVAIFFVTGADSASIVMAGLSENGAAEPTKKLTVFWGVATGAVAAVMLLAGGDHPAEALNGLKNITIVSALPFVIVMLLLCVALWKDLSNDPLVWRGRLARHVLVESVVNAVEKHEGAFELTTSESEELHQAVVEAEAEAQELREAEARAGAGARTEPTDAEDTEEESAAGRPDEESPGDSESSPRN; encoded by the coding sequence ATGAGTACTCCAGATTCCACCGAAGACCTCATCGCGGGGCTCATGAAGAGCACGCGGCGTCGCAAGCCTGCAAAGGGCAGCGGCGTCGACTGGATCGTGTTCGGCGTCGCCGCGATTCTCGCCGTCGGTTTCGTGGCGTGGGGCTTCATCTCGCCCGACGGCCTCGGCGTCGTCTCCGATGCCGCGCTGGCCGGCACCATGCAGGACTTCGGCTGGCTGTTCGTCATCGCCGCCACCGTCTTCACCGTGTTCGTCATCGTCGTCGCGGCCAGCCGATTCGGGGCGATCCCGCTCGGCAAAGACAACGAGGGCCCCGAGTATCGGACCTCGTCGTGGATCGCCATGATGTTCGCAACGGGCATGGGCATCGGGCTCATCTTCTACGGTGTCGGGGAGCCGCTGTTCTTCTACATGTCGCCGCCGCCCGGGACGGTCGACGGCCAGATCCCCGCCGCGGTGAGCACCGCCATGGGTACGACGATGTTCCACTGGACGCTGTACCCGTGGGGCATGTACGCGATCGTCGGCCTCGGCATGGCCTACGGAACGTATCGCCTCGGTCGCAGCCAGCTGTTCTCGTCGATGTTCACGTCCCTCTTCGGCTCGAAGGCCGTGAACGGCTGGGGCGGCCGCGTCATCAATATCCTCGCGATTCTCGCGACGCTGTTCGGCTCAGCGTGCTCCCTCGGTCTCGGAGCGCTGCAGATCGGTGGCGGCCTGCAGTCGACGGGCGTCATGCAGAACGTCGGCACGGGCATCACCGTGCTGGTCATCGCGATCCTGACGGCCCTGTTCGTCGCCTCCGCCGTGTCGGGCATCGAACGCGGCATCCAGTGGCTGTCGAACATCAACATGGTGCTCGCGGTCGTGCTCGCCCTCATCGTGTTCATCGGCGGGCCGACGCTGTTCATCCTCAACGTGATCCCGAACGCCATCGGCGCCTTCGTCGCGGATCTGCCGCAGATGGCGTCGCGCACGGGCGGCGTCGGCAACGAGGCGCTGGCCGAGTGGATGTCGACGTGGACCATCTTCTACTGGGCCTGGTGGATCTCCTGGACGCCCTTCGTCGGACTGTTCATCGCCCGCATCTCGCGCGGTCGCACCGTGCGACAGTTCGTCACGGGCGTGCTGCTCGTCCCCTCGGGAATCTCGGTGCTCTGGTTCGCCATCTTCGGCGGCGGGGCGATCGGACTCCAGGAGAAGGCCGAACAGGCGAACGACACGTCGAACATGCTCGCCAAGATCGTCGACGGGGCGCCTGACATCAACTTCGACACGATCCTGTTCGACTTGCTCGCGCACATGCCCGTCCCCGGCTGGATCACAATCGTGCTCATGGTGCTCGCCGTCGTGCTCGTCGCGATCTTCTTCGTCACGGGCGCCGATTCCGCGTCGATCGTGATGGCCGGGCTGAGCGAGAACGGGGCCGCCGAGCCGACGAAGAAGCTCACGGTCTTCTGGGGCGTCGCCACCGGCGCCGTCGCCGCGGTCATGCTGCTCGCGGGCGGCGACCATCCGGCCGAAGCGCTCAACGGGCTGAAGAACATCACGATCGTGTCGGCGCTGCCGTTCGTCATCGTCATGCTGCTGTTGTGTGTCGCCCTGTGGAAAGACCTCTCGAATGATCCGCTCGTGTGGCGGGGACGCCTCGCCCGGCATGTGCTCGTCGAGAGCGTGGTGAATGCTGTCGAGAAGCATGAGGGAGCTTTCGAACTCACGACGTCGGAATCCGAAGAACTGCACCAAGCGGTTGTCGAGGCCGAAGCGGAAGCGCAAGAGCTGCGCGAAGCGGAAGCCAGAGCCGGGGCAGGGGCACGCACCGAGCCGACGGACGCAGAGGACACGGAGGAGGAGTCTGCTGCGGGGCGTCCGGACGAGGAGAGTCCAGGCGATTCGGAGTCGTCTCCGCGCAACTGA